The following are from one region of the Archangium lipolyticum genome:
- the der gene encoding ribosome biogenesis GTPase Der, translated as MKPLVAIVGRPNVGKSTLFNRLARRRIALVEDIPGVTRDRHYWDVEYDDRELTIIDTGGFVPGEKDSLLQQVREQAQLAVEECDVIVFVTDARAGLTAADQEVATYLRQSGKPVVVAANKLDSESQSVQAHAAEFFKLGLGDVFPISAEHGLGVGTMMETVVGKLPPLTPEELEARKKAREREEAEEEWGEREGEEGEEEAPAEPEEERPIRVAIIGRPNVGKSTLVNALLKEKRVVASEIPGTTRDPIDSELTYKKRQVILTDTAGIRRKKTIAHRVEQFSVVAALKAMERSDVAVLLMDATEPAVDQDAKLAGIAEEKGRALVIVVNKWDLISEDKRKQEIFREDLKHALKFVGYAPIVFTSALTGSKVEKVLELAVELADQFRYRAPTPQLNRLLSHIEESHPAPIVGRGPLRVYYMAQVGTAPPTFAITTNRPDAVPDMYKRYITNQLRKTFDLRVPLRLLFRERPGKAKREARKRPKKQAGKH; from the coding sequence ATGAAGCCTCTGGTCGCCATCGTGGGACGCCCCAACGTGGGCAAATCCACGCTCTTCAATCGCCTCGCCAGGCGCCGCATCGCCCTGGTGGAGGACATCCCCGGAGTCACCCGCGACCGCCATTACTGGGACGTGGAGTACGACGACCGGGAGCTCACCATCATCGACACGGGCGGATTCGTGCCCGGGGAGAAGGACTCCCTGCTGCAGCAGGTGCGCGAGCAGGCGCAGCTGGCGGTGGAGGAATGTGACGTCATCGTCTTCGTGACGGACGCGCGCGCCGGCCTGACGGCGGCGGACCAGGAGGTCGCCACCTACCTGCGCCAGAGCGGCAAGCCGGTGGTGGTGGCCGCCAACAAGCTGGACAGCGAGTCGCAGTCCGTCCAGGCGCACGCCGCCGAGTTCTTCAAGCTGGGGCTGGGCGACGTGTTCCCCATCTCGGCCGAGCACGGCCTGGGCGTGGGCACGATGATGGAGACGGTGGTGGGCAAGCTGCCTCCGCTGACTCCGGAGGAGCTCGAGGCCCGGAAGAAGGCCCGGGAGCGCGAGGAGGCCGAGGAGGAGTGGGGCGAGCGGGAAGGGGAGGAGGGCGAGGAGGAGGCCCCCGCCGAGCCGGAGGAGGAGCGTCCCATCCGGGTGGCCATCATCGGCCGGCCGAACGTGGGCAAGAGCACCCTGGTCAACGCGCTGCTGAAGGAGAAGCGGGTGGTGGCCAGCGAGATTCCGGGCACCACGCGGGATCCGATCGACTCCGAGCTGACGTACAAGAAGCGCCAGGTCATCCTCACGGACACGGCGGGCATCCGGCGCAAGAAGACGATCGCGCACCGGGTGGAGCAGTTCTCGGTGGTGGCGGCGCTCAAGGCGATGGAGCGCAGCGACGTGGCGGTGCTGTTGATGGACGCCACGGAGCCCGCGGTGGACCAGGACGCGAAGCTGGCCGGCATCGCCGAGGAGAAGGGCCGCGCGCTGGTCATCGTGGTGAACAAGTGGGATCTCATCAGCGAGGACAAGCGCAAGCAGGAGATCTTCCGTGAGGATCTCAAGCACGCGCTGAAGTTCGTGGGGTACGCGCCCATCGTGTTCACCTCGGCGCTCACCGGCTCGAAGGTGGAGAAGGTGCTGGAGCTGGCGGTGGAGCTGGCGGACCAGTTCCGCTACCGGGCGCCCACGCCGCAGCTCAACCGGCTGTTGTCGCACATCGAGGAGAGCCACCCGGCCCCCATCGTGGGCCGAGGTCCACTCCGGGTGTACTACATGGCCCAGGTAGGGACGGCACCCCCGACCTTCGCGATCACGACGAACCGGCCGGACGCGGTGCCGGACATGTACAAGCGGTACATCACCAACCAGCTGCGCAAGACGTTCGACTTGAGAGTGCCCCTCCGGCTGCTGTTCCGCGAGAGGCCTGGCAAGGCGAAGCGGGAGGCGCGGAAGAGACCCAAGAAGCAGGCCGGGAAGCATTGA
- a CDS encoding tetratricopeptide repeat protein, with translation MAQKSEKMTKQELRAPDAFQLYGAEASDWLMKRRQLIGTAVAVLIVGGLVAALVQYFSNRSEERASKQLGQALEVMTRPVIVTNEQLQAPEGEQPPFKSDKEKDEAIVKSLTDFRAANKGTEAAVTAALPLGKAEYRLGNHDGALAAFGEYIKEAPKDEPLLASAYEGQGYAHEAKGQLDQALESFKGMAKVESGEFLQGMGQYHQARILVAQGKKDEAAQILADLKASQATTAAGRLATERLAVLAAQGVKVPEPKTPPAAAQTQDAG, from the coding sequence GTGGCCCAGAAGTCAGAGAAGATGACGAAGCAGGAGCTGCGTGCTCCGGATGCCTTCCAGCTGTATGGCGCCGAGGCGAGCGACTGGCTGATGAAGCGGCGGCAGCTCATCGGCACCGCGGTGGCCGTGCTGATCGTAGGCGGGCTGGTCGCCGCGCTGGTGCAGTACTTCAGCAACCGGAGCGAGGAGCGTGCCTCCAAGCAGCTCGGCCAGGCGCTGGAAGTGATGACGCGTCCGGTGATCGTGACGAACGAGCAGCTGCAGGCCCCCGAGGGCGAGCAGCCTCCGTTCAAGTCCGACAAGGAGAAGGACGAGGCCATCGTCAAGTCGCTCACGGACTTCCGTGCGGCGAACAAGGGCACGGAGGCCGCGGTGACGGCGGCGCTGCCGCTGGGCAAGGCCGAGTACCGGCTGGGCAACCACGACGGCGCGCTGGCGGCCTTCGGCGAGTACATCAAGGAGGCCCCGAAGGACGAGCCCCTGCTGGCCTCGGCCTACGAGGGCCAGGGCTACGCCCACGAGGCCAAGGGACAGCTGGACCAGGCGCTCGAGTCCTTCAAGGGCATGGCGAAGGTGGAGTCGGGTGAGTTCCTCCAGGGGATGGGCCAGTACCACCAGGCGCGCATCCTCGTGGCGCAGGGCAAGAAGGACGAGGCGGCGCAGATCCTGGCGGATCTGAAGGCCTCGCAGGCCACCACGGCGGCGGGACGGCTGGCCACCGAGCGGCTGGCGGTGCTCGCGGCGCAGGGCGTGAAGGTGCCCGAGCCGAAGACGCCTCCGGCGGCCGCCCAGACGCAGGACGCGGGGTAA
- a CDS encoding outer membrane protein assembly factor BamB family protein, protein MRISSGWKRWVGGLAAASLLGACSAVPVYGNPVTSAPKQPPHHYFSVDWWTQLVSPSLLEYAPREDARPAYDEKNERVIVLTRDGLVRSLGAEGQEAWRFKVGNRFYAGATVDDGIVYVPSTDGVLYALDAKTGEPRWKYAAGEALATEPVLTNELVLVASQSDTLFAVKRATGELAWLYRRDPPSGFTIHRASTPAVRGQTAWVGFSDGTLVSLDLTDGGVRWERSLAPKSGQFVDVDTTPVLDEAGRVYAASYSGGLYALDAESGDVLWTSVAEGITSLLVHGGVVMAVGDARLDAYLAESGKLLWSNPLQERAGLEPVLVKGMLLVPVQRSLLFVDPRTGRARMAWDPGEGVSATPRVVGAKAYVLSNNGYLYALRLDGRSG, encoded by the coding sequence ATGCGGATCTCCAGCGGCTGGAAGCGTTGGGTGGGTGGGCTCGCGGCGGCGAGTCTGCTCGGTGCATGCAGCGCGGTGCCGGTGTACGGCAACCCGGTCACCTCCGCTCCGAAGCAGCCGCCACACCACTACTTCTCGGTGGATTGGTGGACGCAGCTCGTCAGTCCCTCGCTGCTCGAGTACGCGCCGCGCGAGGACGCGCGGCCGGCGTACGACGAGAAGAACGAGCGCGTCATCGTGCTCACCCGGGACGGGCTCGTGCGCAGCCTCGGTGCCGAGGGCCAGGAAGCCTGGCGGTTCAAGGTGGGCAACCGCTTCTACGCGGGCGCGACGGTGGACGACGGCATCGTCTACGTGCCGAGCACGGACGGTGTGCTGTACGCGCTGGACGCGAAGACGGGCGAGCCCCGATGGAAGTACGCGGCGGGCGAGGCCCTGGCCACGGAGCCGGTGCTCACGAACGAGCTGGTGCTGGTGGCCTCGCAGAGCGACACCCTGTTCGCGGTGAAGCGGGCCACGGGTGAGCTGGCGTGGTTGTACCGGAGGGATCCGCCCTCGGGCTTCACCATCCACCGGGCGTCGACGCCGGCGGTGCGCGGACAGACGGCCTGGGTGGGGTTCTCCGACGGCACGCTGGTGTCGCTGGATCTGACGGACGGCGGCGTGAGGTGGGAGAGGTCGCTGGCCCCCAAGAGCGGGCAGTTCGTGGACGTGGACACCACGCCGGTGCTGGACGAGGCGGGCCGTGTCTACGCGGCGTCGTACTCGGGCGGCCTCTACGCGCTGGATGCCGAATCGGGCGACGTGCTGTGGACCTCGGTGGCGGAGGGAATCACCTCGCTGCTGGTGCACGGCGGGGTGGTCATGGCCGTTGGAGATGCCCGCCTGGATGCCTACCTGGCGGAGAGTGGGAAGCTCCTCTGGTCGAACCCCCTTCAGGAACGCGCGGGGCTGGAGCCGGTGTTGGTGAAGGGGATGCTCCTGGTGCCGGTACAGCGCTCGCTGCTCTTCGTGGACCCGCGGACGGGACGGGCGCGCATGGCGTGGGATCCGGGCGAGGGCGTGTCGGCGACGCCGCGGGTGGTGGGGGCGAAGGCGTACGTGCTGTCCAACAATGGGTACCTGTACGCCCTCCGGCTGGATGGGAGGAGCGGTTGA
- a CDS encoding (deoxy)nucleoside triphosphate pyrophosphohydrolase: MTQAAKRTVRVVAALIPQPGDGSRFLVQQRLPGGSRGLLWEFPGGKVEPGESEPEALARECREELDVRLQVGRRLWAGRHEYSDLTVELVLYLARLESGEPKTLGANALAFLTPAEMRALPFCEADIPPLEDLVAGRLDLLG, from the coding sequence TTGACGCAGGCGGCGAAGAGGACGGTCCGCGTGGTGGCCGCCCTCATCCCCCAGCCCGGGGATGGCTCGCGGTTCCTGGTGCAGCAGCGGCTGCCAGGTGGGAGCCGGGGGTTGCTGTGGGAGTTCCCGGGCGGGAAGGTGGAGCCCGGGGAGAGCGAGCCGGAGGCGCTGGCTCGGGAGTGCCGGGAGGAGCTGGACGTGCGGCTCCAAGTGGGGAGGCGGCTATGGGCGGGGAGACACGAGTATTCGGACCTGACGGTGGAGCTGGTGCTGTATCTGGCCCGGCTGGAGTCGGGGGAGCCGAAGACGCTGGGCGCGAACGCGTTGGCGTTCCTGACGCCGGCGGAGATGAGGGCGTTGCCCTTCTGCGAAGCGGACATCCCCCCCTTGGAGGACCTGGTGGCGGGCCGGTTGGACCTGCTGGGCTGA